The Lactuca sativa cultivar Salinas chromosome 2, Lsat_Salinas_v11, whole genome shotgun sequence genome includes the window TCCGCCTCTTTTTTTGCCTATTAACGAGCTCTAGTTTGTAAACATACTTGCAAGTAAACTATGAAATCCATAGTTCTTGCTTTATCGTTGGAACTTGAGGGGCATAACCAAAGCATCGTGGAGGTTTTTGGTCATGTTTTGCAACAGCTATTTTGGATTCTATCAATTCCTTTTTCCTGAGATTTGTCTTGAATGAGAGACTAAATCGCTTGAAGTAACTTATTTTCGACATGGTTACTATTTCTCTTTTTTGATTGAGTTCCGGAGTTTCCTTCTTTACAGATGCATACCTGAGCAAAACTGACTTCACTTTCTGCACCTTTGATTCTGTACATGACGTAGGTTCACTTGGCTTCTTCATCGGCTTCAAGATTTCCTTGTGGCTAAAATTGGCATCTCTCACCCGTCTGCCCAGCCTTTTTATCATGGTTCGGGCTTTTGGGCTTTGATttttgatcatggtttgacttcttACCCATCTTGAGTACATCGAACCTTTGCGCTCCATGGTTACGATTGGTTCCTTTGCTTCCAAATCTCTAACGAGATTTTTGTGTTGCGGCTGCTCTTGTTTCCAGTTTACAGTGTGTGAAATAGTACGGGCACTAAAAGGTGAATATGAGCGAGACCGCCTATGGATGCTCATCCTTCCACGTGTTTCATCACTCACCTTCTCCAATGCAATCATGAAAGGATCAAAATCATCATTCCATGTGCACTGCTGTACAAATGGGTTCTTGATGCGTGAGCTCAGTGACCTTGGTGACGTAGGAACTGATCGCTGGAGCCGTGGAGGAAGTTTCAAAGGCAAAACGTGACCATTACAGAAGAGTTCATCTGCAAACGCCATGGTTGAAAACGAATTAGCTCGAGCTGGTAGCCTATACTCGTGCTCCTGGTCAAATCCATTAGTTAATCTCATACTAGTCCCGAAATCAAACTCCTCATCACTGTTCTCCTGGTCATTGATCTGGCGTAATGGGCTCGTCCTTGTGCTATAGAATTTGAGGTTTTGTGGGCTGCAACCAATAGGACTTGTGGGTGCGCTGAGGTAGAAGGAAGGGAGGGAAAACGAGTCCATTCTTTGATTGAAAGTAGTAAAAGTGAGGTGGTGAATGATAAGGCTATAACACTATTACGTAGTGGGAGAAAGTGTGGCATGAAAAAGGGGATTTGAGGACATAGTGGATGTCAACGAGAATCCTGAATTTAAGGTTGAAGAAATTCACGTGTGTTTGACCACTTTGCT containing:
- the LOC111888683 gene encoding uncharacterized protein LOC111888683, with protein sequence MDSFSLPSFYLSAPTSPIGCSPQNLKFYSTRTSPLRQINDQENSDEEFDFGTSMRLTNGFDQEHEYRLPARANSFSTMAFADELFCNGHVLPLKLPPRLQRSVPTSPRSLSSRIKNPFVQQCTWNDDFDPFMIALEKVSDETRGRMSIHRRSRSYSPFSARTISHTVNWKQEQPQHKNLVRDLEAKEPIVTMERKGSMYSRWVRSQTMIKNQSPKARTMIKRLGRRVRDANFSHKEILKPMKKPSEPTSCTESKVQKVKSVLLRYASVKKETPELNQKREIVTMSKISYFKRFSLSFKTNLRKKELIESKIAVAKHDQKPPRCFGYAPQVPTIKQELWIS